A region from the Lolium perenne isolate Kyuss_39 chromosome 4, Kyuss_2.0, whole genome shotgun sequence genome encodes:
- the LOC139839180 gene encoding uncharacterized protein, with amino-acid sequence MWSGQLMSSKLVGLSFSTLPERPQRRYEVIWEREPSLPAAVEEAWSRRVPIQNLGDVNEALRGVMSGLYGWKGNHFKSVPKEIERMRTRLDSLQQCADEECVDDHMNETLCAPFSEKEISDALFQIGPLKAPGPDGFPARFLQRNWDLLRHDVVAAVQRFFAEGIMPEEVNDTAIVLIPKNNDPLELKDYRPISLCNVIFKVVSKCLVNRLRPLLQDIISPMQSAFIPGRLITNNALVEFECIHAIQTGSVARSKFCAYKLYMAKAYDQVDWRFLERVLAKLGFHSQWIRWVMACVTTIRYTIRFNGHLLDPFSPTRGLRQGANDIKDILKYETESFEEKYLGLPVPEGIIKKGKLKTTKEKFVKHADSWAERLLKAKYFPAANLLDTAFVQNTSPTWRGIMHGLELLKKGSIWRIGSGTSVKIFRDSWLPRPGALKLQGRNGHARCRWVSDLIDPLLHVWDEALFRQCCLPDDAEAILALKLHARPCDDFIAWSPEANGMFSVRSAYRLGIEPVLSALSTCQSSSAPNGDRQVWNIIWKANVPQKLRIFAWKAATNSLTVRTNLNHRITSVDPVCAICGCGKEDIHHALVSCTLAVALRHGMRDWWNLPAESAFRDTGDECFLNLLINVADVDRSRIIFLLWRVWHHRNNIVHGDGKASVAASVPYLKKYFETFVSCTRPVLDVKGKSAFLQVPQPDPEGSLISKWANPAEHSVKANVDAGWDAKTGRIALDGVCWWLVTFSSPELSASTYDFDEWMFRRPHAEVNFPGMDSLKEIEFLSPQVHMVTREKEKENLRAFL; translated from the exons ATGTGGAGCGGGCAACTGATGTCCAGCAAGCTCGTCGGGCTTTCTTTCAGcaccct ACCTGAGAGACCCCAACGCCGATATGAGGTGATCTGGGAGAGGGAGCCATCCTTGCCAGCTGCGGTTGAGGAGGCTTGGTCCCGGCGTGTGCCCATCCAAAATCTGGGAGATGTTAATGAAGCCCTTAGGGGTGTTATGTCAGGTCTATACGGCTGGAAGGGAAATCATTTCAAATCAGTTCCAAAAGAGATTGAGCGCATGAGGACTCGACTTGACTCCCTGCAACAATGCGCGGATGAG GAATGCGTAGATGACCATATGAATGAAACCTTGTGTGCACCTTTTTCTGAGAAGGAGATCAGTGATGCCTTATTTCAGATCGGGCCCCTTAAAGCCCCAGGGCCGGATGGCTTTCCTGCTCGGTTCCTACAGCGTAATTGGGACCTCTTGCGTCATGATGTTGTTGCTGCAGTCCAGCGATTTTTTGCTGAAGGAATTATGCCTGAAGAGGTTAATGATACAGCAATTGTTCTGATACCAAAAAATAATGATCCTCTGGAGCTTAAAGATTATAGGCCAATAAGCCTCTGCAATGTCATCTTTAAAGTGGTCTCGAAGTGTCTGGTTAACCGCTTGCGACCTCTTCTTCAGGACATCATCTCTCCTATGCAGAGTGCCTTTATTCCTGGCAGGCTTATCACTAACAATGCCCTTGTAGAGTTTGAGTGTATCCATGCTATTCAGACTGGGTCAGTTGCAAGATCGAAATTTTGTGCTTACAAGCTATATATGGCAAAAGCGTATGATCAGGTTGATTGGAGATTTTTGGAGAGGGTTTTAGCGAAACTGGGATTTCATAGTCAATGGATACGGTGGGttatggcatgtgttaccacCATACGCTACACCATTCGCTTTAACGGACATCTGTTGGACCCCTTCTCTCCTACCCGAGGGCTGCGCCAAG GTGCAAACGATATAAAGGACATCCTGAAGTATGAAACAGAGAGTTTTGAAGAGAAATATTTGGGCTTGCCAGTTCCTGAAGGCATAATTAAAAAGGGGAAGCTAAAGACTACAAAAGAGAAGTTTGTTAAACATGCTGATAGTTGGGCGGAGAG ATTGCTTAAAGCAAAATACTTCCCGGCAGCTAACCTTCTAGATACTGCTTTTGTTCAAAATACATCGCCTACTTGGAGAGGGATTATGCATGGCCTTGAACTGTTAAAGAAGGGATCCATATGGAGGATTGGGTCTGGAACCAGCGTGAAGATATTCCGTGATAGTTGGCTTCCGCGACCTGGTGCTCTTAAGCTTCAAGGTAGGAACGGACATGCACGCTGCCGCTGGGTTTCTGACCTTATTGACCCATTATTGCATGTGTGGGACGAAGCGCTGTTCCGACAATGCTGTTTGCCAGATGATGCTGAGGCCATCCTCGCACTAAAGCTCCATGCTCGTCCGTGCGACGATTTCATCGCATGGTCGCCAGAGGCAAATGGCATGTTCTCTGTGCGGTCGGCGTACAGACTTGGAATTGAGCCAGTGTTATCTGCCCTGAGTACATGTCAATCTAGTAGTGCTCCAAATGGAGATCGCCAAGTTTGGAACATCATTTGGAAGGCAAATGTGCCACAAAAGCTAAGGATCTTTGCTTGGAAAGCAGCGACCAATTCCCTTACTGTAAGAACCAATCTGAATCATCGTATTACTTCTGTGGATCCAGTCTGTGCCATCTGCGGCTGTGGTAAGGAGGATATCCATCATGCCCTCGTCAGTTGTACCTTGGCTGTGGCGTTACGTCATGGAATGCGAGATTGGTGGAATTTACCGGCAGAATCAGCCTTCCGTGATACTGGGGATGAGTGCTTTCTGAACCTTCTCATCAATGTGGCCGATGTTGATAGATCTCGCATCATTTTTCTTCTATGGAGGGTTTGGCACCATCGCAACAATATAGTACACGGTGATGGGAAGGCGTCTGTTGCTGCTTCTGTTCCCTACCTGAAGAAATACTTTGAAACCTTTGTCTCATGCACAAGGCCGGTCCTGGACGTTAAAGGCAAATCAGCATTTCTGCAAGTACCACAACCTGATCCTGAGGGATCGCTTATCTCTAAGTGGGCAAACCCAGCAGAACATTCAGTTAAAGCCAATGTCGACGCGGGATGGGACGCTAAAACAGGGAGA ATAGCCTTAGACGGTGTCTGCTGGTGGCTCGTCACATTCTCGTCGCCGGAGCTCAGCGCGAGCACCTACGACTTCGACGAGTGGATGTTCCGCCGGCCTCACGCCGAGGTGAACTTCCCTGGCATGGATAGCCTCAAGGAGATCGAGTTCCTCTCTCCCCAGGTGCACATGGTCACCcgcgagaaggagaaggagaatctCCGCGCCTTCTTGTAG
- the LOC127294333 gene encoding peroxidase 4 has translation MADVHRERFSSYKYLLPAFDRLIQKTSSRHYLPSYLANAPHCDYIMAARAVVLFSLVLALVIAGSASAQLSTGFYSYSCPDMLTAVRSALHPAIARERRVGASIVRLFFHDCFVQGCDASLLLDDAPGMQGEKNAAPNKNSARGFEVIDAVKAAVERACPGVVSCADVLAVAAEESVVFLGGPSWEVKMGRRDSTTASFSGANNDIPPPTSGLANLTSLFAAKGLSQKDMVALSGAHTIGLARCTNFRDHIYNDTDIDAGFAKSRQSNCPRATGSGDNNLAPLDLQTPTVFENAYYKNLVQKRALLHSDQELFNGGAADAQVRSYVSSQEAFFKDFVVGMIKMGDVAPLTGSSGQIRKNCRRMN, from the exons ATGGCCGATGTACACCGTGAGCGCTTTTCCTCCTATAAATACCTGCTGCCCGCGTTCGATCGTCTCATCCAGAAAACAAGCTCAAGGCACTATCTACCCAGCTACCTAGCCAACGCACCACACTGTGATTACATCATGGCAGCGCGCGCCGTTgtgctcttctcgctcgtcctCGCGCTGGTCATCGCCGGCAGCGCGTCGGCGCAGCTGTCGACGGGCTTCTACTCTTACTCGTGCCCGGACATGCTCACCGCCGTGCGGTCGGCGCTGCACCCGGCGATCGCCAGGGAGCGGCGCGTGGGCGCCTCCATCGTCCGCCTCTTCTTCCACGACTGCTTCGTGCAGGGCTGCGACGCATCGCTGCTGCTGGACGACGCGCCGGGCATGCAGGGCGAGAAGAACGCCGCGCCCAACAAGAACTCGGCCAGAGGGTTTGAGGTCATCGACGCCGTCAAGGCCGCCGTCGAGAGGGCATGCCCTGGCGTCGTCTCCTGCGCCGAcgtgctcgccgtcgccgccgaggaGAGCGTCGTCTTT CTGGGTGGTCCGAGCTGGGAGGTGAAGATGgggcggagggactccaccacggcGAGCTTCAGCGGCGCCAACAACGACATCCCCCCGCCGACTTCGGGGCTTGCCAACCTCACCTCCCTCTTCGCCGCCAAGGGGCTCTCCCAGAAGGACATGGTCGCGCTCTCAG GAGCACACACGATCGGCCTAGCGCGCTGCACCAACTTCAGGGACCACATCTACAACGACACCGACATCGACGCCGGCTTCGCGAAAAGCCGCCAATCAAACTGCCCTCGCGCCACCGGCTCCGGCGATAACAACCTGGCGCCACTGGACCTGCAGACCCCGACCGTCTTTGAGAACGCCTACTACAAGAACCTCGTTCAGAAGAGGGCCCTCCTACACTCAGACCAGGAGCTCTTCAACGGTGGCGCCGCCGATGCGCAGGTCCGGTCATACGTCAGCAGCCAGGAAGCCTTCTTCAAGGACTTCGTGGTGGGAATGATCAAGATGGGTGATGTTGCCCCGCTGACAGGGTCCAGTGGGCAGATCAGGAAGAACTGCAGGAGGATGAACTAA